One Carassius auratus strain Wakin unplaced genomic scaffold, ASM336829v1 scaf_tig00005214, whole genome shotgun sequence genomic window carries:
- the mlec gene encoding malectin yields MRRVTLHRVARLVLAALWLLVDECRAETGAQSLAERVIWAVNAGGDAHTDVHGIHYKKDPLEGKLGKASDYGLRLPILRSSPEDQVLYQTERYNEDTFGYEIPIREEGDYILVMKYAEVYFAQSQQKVFDVRLNGHVVVKDLDIFDRVGHSTAHDEIVPFSIKRGKLSVHGEVSTFNGKLTVEFVKGYYDNPKICALYVMKGKLEDVPKLQPHPGLEKREEEEEEEDDGEGGESEKKSASTSPKNPVRSGPRTPNPYAADNSSLMFPILVAFGVFIPTLFCLCRL; encoded by the exons ATGAGGAGGGTGACACTGCACCGTGTTGCCCGGCTCGTCCTCGCAGCTCTGTGGCTGTTGGTGGACGAGTGTCGGGCTGAGACCGGGGCCCAGAGTCTGGCCGAGCGGGTCATCTGGGCTGTCAACGCCGGCGGGGACGCGCACACGGACGTGCACGGTATTCATTATAAAAAAGATCCACTGGAAGGAAAATTGGGCAAAG CATCAGACTACGGTCTCCGTCTGCCAATCCTGCGCTCCAGCCCGGAGGATCAGGTTCTTTACCAGACAGAGCGATACAACGAGGATACATTTGGTTATGAAATCCCTATAAGAGAAGAAGGAGACTACATACTGGTCATGAAATATGCTGAGGTTTACTTTGCTCAGTCTCAACAAAAG GTTTTCGATGTACGCTTAAATGGCCACGTTGTGGTGAAGGATCTGGATATCTTTGACCGTGTGGGTCACAGCACGGCTCATGATGAAATAGTGCCATTCTCAATAAAAAGAGGAAAACTAAGTGTGCATGGTGAAGTTTCCACTTTTAATGGGAAACTCACCGTAGAGTTTGTTAAG GGTTACTATGACAACCCCAAGATATGTGCACTATATGTGATGAAGGGCAAGCTAGAGG ATGTGCCCAAGCTGCAGCCACATCCCGGACTggaaaagagagaggaagaggaggaggaagaggacgatGGAGAGGGAGGAGAGAGTGAAAAGAAGAGTGCCTCCACCTCTCCCAAGAATCCGGTTCGGTCTGGGCCACGCACCCCAAACCCGTACGCCGCTGACAACAGCAGCCTGATGTTCCCTATACTTGTGGCATTCGGGGTCTTCATCCCAACCCTCTTCTGCCTCTGCCGCCTGTGA
- the cabp1a gene encoding calcium-binding protein 1a isoform X3 has protein sequence MTGLDSPLVKGFLVMDPSPEELHFLDGLYFINRELRPEEIDELKEAFKEFDKDKDGFISCKDLGNCMRTMGYMPTEMELIELSQQINMNLGGHVDFEDFVGLMGPKLLAETADMIGIKELRNAFKEFDTNGDGEISTGELREAMRKLLGQQVGHRDLEDILRDIDLNGDGRVDFEEFVRMVSR, from the exons ATGACTGGTTTGGATTCACCATTAGTTAAAGGTTTTCTGGTAATGGATCCATCTCCAGAAGAACTGCATTTCCTGGATGGACTGTATTTTATT AATCGAGAATTGAGACCAGAGGAGATTGATG AGTTAAAAGAAGCGTTTAAGGAgtttgataaagataaagatgGCTTCATCAGCTGTAAAGACCTGGGGAACTGCATGAGAACCATGGGCTACATGCCCACCGAGATGGAACTAATAGAACTAAGCCAACAAATCAACATGAACT TAGGTGGCCACGTGGATTTCGAGGACTTTGTAGGGTTGATGGGACCTAAACTCCTAGCAGAGACAGCAGACATGATTGGGATAAAAGAGCTGAGAAACGCCTTCAAAGAG TTTGACACAAATGGAGATGGCGAAATAAGCACAGGAGAGCTAAGGGAAGCTATGAGGAAGCTGCTGGGACAACAG GTTGGTCATCGAGACCTAGAGGACATATTGAGGGATATTGACTTGAATGGAGATGGCCGAGTAGACTTTGAAG AGTTTGTGCGAATGGTGTCCCGCTGA